Proteins encoded in a region of the Solanum dulcamara chromosome 9, daSolDulc1.2, whole genome shotgun sequence genome:
- the LOC129902581 gene encoding glycerophosphodiester phosphodiesterase GDPD4 isoform X3 — MERRQQRRLRLERHGLLSRKLSPKLRVFTSRKVFRSLLLALALIAILPPIYFHLRLRTFQKMQSQKCSWLRSLPLVCAHGGDSSKAFPNTMAAYQIALNYQADCIEIDVSRSSDGVLFALHDRDLQRITGNNNSKVSYLSSKEIKELDAVHQLKLEHHDLTVPTLEDALKLISGSVRQVILDAKVGPPLYEKEFAKDLLSVVDNTGCRNCLVWAKSDRFSRDVMKLSSDIMVGYIVMIDPSTGTRMKLLRMRGAAVVGVYHPLIDENLMKILQGYELNQLHGGIKRFMHGLLMMRTQ, encoded by the exons ATGGAGAGGCGGCAACAGCGCCGACTCCGGTTGGAGAGGCATGGCCTCTTGTCCCGAAAGCTTAGCCCAAAGCTCAGAGTTTTCACTTCCAGAAAGGTCTTCAGATCTCTCCTCCTTGCCCTCGCCCTCATCGCCATTCTCCCCCCGATTTACTTCCATCTTCGTCTCCGAACATTCCAGAAG ATGCAATCACAGAAATGCAGTTGGCTCCGTAGTCTTCCTCTGGTCTGTGCTCATGGTGGTGATTCGTCCAAGGCCTTCCCCAACACT ATGGCTGCATACCAAATTGCTCTTAATTATCAGGCTGACTGCATTGAAATTGATGTTTCTCGATCTTCAGATGGTGTATTGTTTGCCCTCCATGACCG GGATTTGCAACGGATAACTGGGAACAACAATTCTAAAGTTTCATACCTTAGCTCAAAGGAG ATTAAAGAGCTAGATGCAGTTCATCAGCTTAAGTTGGAGCATCATGATCTAACTGTTCCAACCCTTGAAGATGCATTAAAG TTGATATCAGGTTCCGTCCGACAAGTAATTCTTGATGCAAAAGTTGGTCCACCGCTGTATGAGAAAGAGTTTGCAAAGGATCTTCTTTCTGTT GTTGACAATACAGGCTGTAGGAATTGCCTTGTATGGGCTAAAAGTGACAGATTTTCAAGAGATGTAATGAAACTGTCATCAGATATCATG GTAGGTTACATTGTCATGATAGACCCTTCAACAGGAACTAGAATGAAGTTATTAAGAATGAGAGGTGCTGCAGTTGTTGGTGTTTACCATCCTTTAATTGATGAGAATCTCATGAAAATTCTCCAGGGGTATGAACTTAATCAGTTACATG GAGGAATAAAAAGGTTTATGCATGGACTGTTGATGATGAGGACTCAATGA
- the LOC129902581 gene encoding glycerophosphodiester phosphodiesterase GDPD4 isoform X1: MERRQQRRLRLERHGLLSRKLSPKLRVFTSRKVFRSLLLALALIAILPPIYFHLRLRTFQKMQSQKCSWLRSLPLVCAHGGDSSKAFPNTMAAYQIALNYQADCIEIDVSRSSDGVLFALHDRDLQRITGNNNSKVSYLSSKEIKELDAVHQLKLEHHDLTVPTLEDALKLISGSVRQVILDAKVGPPLYEKEFAKDLLSVVDNTGCRNCLVWAKSDRFSRDVMKLSSDIMVGYIVMIDPSTGTRMKLLRMRGAAVVGVYHPLIDENLMKILQGRNKKVYAWTVDDEDSMKKMLFERVDAIVTSSPSLLQRLMQDVRTQCLAEGFSLSP; the protein is encoded by the exons ATGGAGAGGCGGCAACAGCGCCGACTCCGGTTGGAGAGGCATGGCCTCTTGTCCCGAAAGCTTAGCCCAAAGCTCAGAGTTTTCACTTCCAGAAAGGTCTTCAGATCTCTCCTCCTTGCCCTCGCCCTCATCGCCATTCTCCCCCCGATTTACTTCCATCTTCGTCTCCGAACATTCCAGAAG ATGCAATCACAGAAATGCAGTTGGCTCCGTAGTCTTCCTCTGGTCTGTGCTCATGGTGGTGATTCGTCCAAGGCCTTCCCCAACACT ATGGCTGCATACCAAATTGCTCTTAATTATCAGGCTGACTGCATTGAAATTGATGTTTCTCGATCTTCAGATGGTGTATTGTTTGCCCTCCATGACCG GGATTTGCAACGGATAACTGGGAACAACAATTCTAAAGTTTCATACCTTAGCTCAAAGGAG ATTAAAGAGCTAGATGCAGTTCATCAGCTTAAGTTGGAGCATCATGATCTAACTGTTCCAACCCTTGAAGATGCATTAAAG TTGATATCAGGTTCCGTCCGACAAGTAATTCTTGATGCAAAAGTTGGTCCACCGCTGTATGAGAAAGAGTTTGCAAAGGATCTTCTTTCTGTT GTTGACAATACAGGCTGTAGGAATTGCCTTGTATGGGCTAAAAGTGACAGATTTTCAAGAGATGTAATGAAACTGTCATCAGATATCATG GTAGGTTACATTGTCATGATAGACCCTTCAACAGGAACTAGAATGAAGTTATTAAGAATGAGAGGTGCTGCAGTTGTTGGTGTTTACCATCCTTTAATTGATGAGAATCTCATGAAAATTCTCCAGGG GAGGAATAAAAAGGTTTATGCATGGACTGTTGATGATGAGGACTCAATGAAGAAAATGTTATTTGAGCGGGTGGATGCTATTGTTACAAGCAGTCCATCTTTACTTCAACGCCTTATGCAAGACGTGAGGACACAATGCCTCGCGGAAGGTTTTTCTTTGTCCCCTTGA
- the LOC129902581 gene encoding glycerophosphodiester phosphodiesterase GDPD4 isoform X2 — protein MASCPESLAQSSEFSLPERSSDLSSLPSPSSPFSPRFTSIFVSEHSRRCNHRNAVGSVVFLWSVLMVVIRPRPSPTLWLHTKLLLIIRLTALKLMFLDLQMVYCLPSMTGRDLQRITGNNNSKVSYLSSKEIKELDAVHQLKLEHHDLTVPTLEDALKLISGSVRQVILDAKVGPPLYEKEFAKDLLSVVDNTGCRNCLVWAKSDRFSRDVMKLSSDIMVGYIVMIDPSTGTRMKLLRMRGAAVVGVYHPLIDENLMKILQGRNKKVYAWTVDDEDSMKKMLFERVDAIVTSSPSLLQRLMQDVRTQCLAEGFSLSP, from the exons ATGGCCTCTTGTCCCGAAAGCTTAGCCCAAAGCTCAGAGTTTTCACTTCCAGAAAGGTCTTCAGATCTCTCCTCCTTGCCCTCGCCCTCATCGCCATTCTCCCCCCGATTTACTTCCATCTTCGTCTCCGAACATTCCAGAAG ATGCAATCACAGAAATGCAGTTGGCTCCGTAGTCTTCCTCTGGTCTGTGCTCATGGTGGTGATTCGTCCAAGGCCTTCCCCAACACT ATGGCTGCATACCAAATTGCTCTTAATTATCAGGCTGACTGCATTGAAATTGATGTTTCTCGATCTTCAGATGGTGTATTGTTTGCCCTCCATGACCG GCAGGGATTTGCAACGGATAACTGGGAACAACAATTCTAAAGTTTCATACCTTAGCTCAAAGGAG ATTAAAGAGCTAGATGCAGTTCATCAGCTTAAGTTGGAGCATCATGATCTAACTGTTCCAACCCTTGAAGATGCATTAAAG TTGATATCAGGTTCCGTCCGACAAGTAATTCTTGATGCAAAAGTTGGTCCACCGCTGTATGAGAAAGAGTTTGCAAAGGATCTTCTTTCTGTT GTTGACAATACAGGCTGTAGGAATTGCCTTGTATGGGCTAAAAGTGACAGATTTTCAAGAGATGTAATGAAACTGTCATCAGATATCATG GTAGGTTACATTGTCATGATAGACCCTTCAACAGGAACTAGAATGAAGTTATTAAGAATGAGAGGTGCTGCAGTTGTTGGTGTTTACCATCCTTTAATTGATGAGAATCTCATGAAAATTCTCCAGGG GAGGAATAAAAAGGTTTATGCATGGACTGTTGATGATGAGGACTCAATGAAGAAAATGTTATTTGAGCGGGTGGATGCTATTGTTACAAGCAGTCCATCTTTACTTCAACGCCTTATGCAAGACGTGAGGACACAATGCCTCGCGGAAGGTTTTTCTTTGTCCCCTTGA